AATACTCccgatataattgtgtttttcttaaatatacaattattttgttttattttggcaCTGTTGGCACTGTTGGCAAATATAAATCAGAAATGCTGTAAAAAAGCATCGCCAATATGACAGCATGTCCGTTAAAAGACCGACCAATCCACGTTATAATGTGTAtgcattttatttgtaatatttaattatgtagtaaatacacattttgtacGCATTGACATGCGCTTAAATAATCGATTACACCCTCACCGCGTGATCTATCCGGCTATTTCCTTGACGCGTGGTCGTGCAGACATAAGCTGACAGCGTCACGTCACGTTACGTTATACACTTCCTTGTGACAATCTACACCGTTATGAAACGTCAGACCGATCCTGATGTCTCGTATTTAAAAGGCTTTTCAACTTTCTGTACAGACTTATTCGGATTTGATCACAAGCATGTAAgtcaatattctttttttttcgttATCTGTTTTAATTCAACGttgaaactaaaataaataacatcGCTTAAATCTATAAATTTCATATTATGTATAGTTAGTTTTATTAACAAGTATTTATTGAAGTGTGCGAAATGATAgtgtaaattaaatttgatttatacGTCTTTGTTCGCTACTTTACATtgtttacacttaaatgttttaGTCGTAGTGTAcatagaaaacacattttttacttcGAAGCGctcaacaaaatatttcaaatccGTAAACAAACAGCGCATTTCACTCAgtgcttttttctattttgtaatTACCTTGTAAGCTTTCAGAACAAAATATTGCACACAATGAACGAATGTTTCACCACAAAGTGTTATAATGTAACACACGCCGTGTGTATGAagtttttttgtataaagaaaagtcttttcttagcgaaaatctagtttaggcggaaagtgtcgccgctgattagcctgtgtggactgcacaggcttatttggggcgacacattacgcacatgcgtGAAGCCCCTGTTTCCTCAGAGCGAGGCACATAATACAAAAAGGAGAGCAGAGTTAATGTAAATATCGAAAATCCCCAtctgaaaaagtaaacaatataaCAGCATAAAATTGGACTATGGAGGGCCAATCAGTTTAACAAACTAAATGCAAAActaatttgttttcatataaagttttaatgtgttttaatttaaaagtcTGTGTAAGATAATTAAAGACGGGATGCACACCGCAACCACTCTCGCCTTACAATTTCTATGTATTTTAATCACGTTACCCTTTGTTGTAATTTTATTTCCAGACACAATGAAGCTTTATCTAATCGCGGTTATTTTGCCGGCTGCCGCTATGGCCCAGCATTTAATGGGAGGACAAAGTGGTTGGGCCGGTAACAAGGCAAGCTTGGTTGGCGGATGGGATAATCGAAATGGCGGATGGGATAATCGCAATGGCGGATGGGACAATCGCAATAGCGGATGGGACAATCGCAATGGTGGATGGGATAATCGCAATGGCGGATGGGACAATCGCAATGGCGGATGGGACAATCGCAATGGCGGATGGGATGATCGCAATGGCGAATGGGACAATCGCAATGGCGGATGGGATAATCGCAATGGCGGATGGGACGAGTTTGGTTTTGGTTCCAAGATCGGTGGATTAGACAGCGGCTATAGCGTGCAGGGACACGGAGCTAGCTTTGGGCTCGGGAGCGGGTTTGGTTTTGACAAAGCATACGGTGCTGGTATTGGAATCGGAGGTGGTCTTGATTACGGAAAGGGCTTCGGAGCCGGTTTCGGTGGTCTCAGCCTGGGGGACGgctatggcgtaggaaaaggtaTGATTGCGCCAGTCGGCTACGGACAGAGATTTGGGTTCGGTTTCGGTGGTCTTTCCAAAGGAAAGGGACACAGGTATGGCAAAGGAAGCATCGTCATGCCAAGAGGCTTCAAGAAACCAATCCGTAAGTTATAGAACTAATTTCTTGTCAGTTTTAACGTCCGGAATtctagttaaatttaattaagttaTATAGTCGCGGACACTTTACAAAAATACGTTTAAGGCGAAAACATGCATCCATCACATTTTTAACTATTTTACAATCATGTACACATCGTATTTGCAACCAAAGAGAATATAAAACTGGTATGAATATTAATTACATTTACCTCACAataatatttcatacataaataaagTTGCCCAGTTCggattgatgacgtcattgtCCTTGGTTACAGTTCCCGTGATCCCAATCCCCCAGGCCCCTCTTCATCCGCCCAAGATTCTCTACCCACTAATGGACACGCCCAAGTTTGGTAAGTAATGGCACCGAGGCTTGGCTGATAACAATTGTGTGCACCTGTTATAATTTACAGTTGGTAAAATTCATGTTATAATCATACAAATAAGGATTTTTAAAGAGgtcgtattattaaaaaaaacataataatataaaatatataaatattaaagaatGGCATTTCATAAACTCtttgatgtttaaaacacacagACGCGCGCGTTTTTTTGTAGAACAAATCCAGCGCCTATGAGTCAATGGAACATATAACACCACTTTTAAAGACTCTGCTTAAATTGTATAGCTATCAATACGTGGGTCATGTTGATAATCGAATACTTTTAAGCTCTTCCTTTTTACATCGATATATTTTGCAGGAGGCCAGTTTGCTGGCGGTTTCGGTGGTTACGGACTAAGTGGTGGCTTCGGTCCCGTCAGCCGTGTCTCTGGCGGTTACGACAAATAATAGACGAAATTAGTATCTTTGGTATCAGCAGCGTTGAGTGTGTTAGTGCTTTACAACCTCTGAGACTTCAAATGACATCATGCAGCCACAGTTTCCTTGGACTGTATAAGGTATCTTCTTAGCAACATTACGCTTATGATAAGACGCACTATACATAAGGACCAATTATGCGGCggcgtttatatatatatatatatatatatatatatatatatatatatatatatatatgccatttTATTTAAAGATTATGTAAATATATTGATGTCAAAAGTAATATTTTCACTATATTTAACCAGGACATTCTAATCATTGAGTTTTGTAGCCGAAATTTTGACTCACATGTGTCACTTTTTAATTATTCCTCTTGTAATCAAAGCATGTCCTACTACCTGATAATTAATGcacctttttaaacaaaactataaatatctaaaaaaaatgtgAATCTATCGTATCGCTGTATGATTAATATAGCGGTTTGCAAGTGTGTTCGAAGCTACGGTGTCGGTACAATTGCACGAATGAAAATAATCACGTATGTCCCCATGAGCGTAATGCGCTTCAAGGTGAACTGTAGTAGTAAGTCACCACCCGTGGTCGTCTTGTGGGGTTCGCTGTCAGCAACTAATACTTTAAGTCATATGACATGCAACCGCTTAGAaaacattcttataaaaatatTCATACGGTTATCATTTTCCGAACTGAAAAGAATTGGCAATAATTAAAATCttcactttttaaattgttttaatttgttaagaacACATGCGCATAATGAGCTTGATAAACTACGTAAGTCAGTTGCCGTCCGTCGTCCATCTGTCGTGGTTAACCATCAGCGactaacatttaaaaataattacttgAAACTGCAAAATGAAAATTAACAACTCAAATTACTCATGACTTCGACCTTTTACCAAAATGATTGATGATAAATCAATATAGTGCGAAATATAATACAGTAGTCAAAAGCCGTCATAATTTAAACACAGGTGAGAGACATAAAACAACCATTGCTCTCATGTTAAAAAAATTCCAAGCATGAACGAGTCATGATATGCTTTTATCTTcaaatttgacacatttgtatttGCCAATCCGATAATAAGTGTATACGTaactcaaaaaaaaatatttcgaaTTAATTatgtatgattgtttcttggctgTTTACCATAGTGTTTCAAATCATATTATCCGACGCCATAAAAGCggatttataaatacaaattgtGTTGATCTTTTTCTCATACGTCACTGGTTGAATATGAAAAACGTTAGCAAAATCTGCACTATTACTTCCTTAAGCTTTGTTTAAACAAGGTTACCGCCGGGGCATTTCTATTCatatcttaatctgttttaataGTTTGTTATGAAACTACAAGAAGTGCAGGATTTCGAAGTAATTTTGTCAGAAACGCTACTTATTCTGCATTTTTACACAGTTATGTGATTCGTACACAACATTAACACCGGGGCGGTTTCTTTCGCATTTCATAGCAATATcgaacacatttaaaaaatagcTAGTCTGAAACTCAAAAGTTTCGTATGAGTCCCTCTGTCAAATTGTCTTATACAAGTGGGTTTGTACTCGCTGAACATGGTGCGagtttgtttaacccatttatgcctagtggactcttccatccttctaaattggatcaagttatttccaaaattagggatgtctagtatatttatttctatatttagaatatgtcttacagaaattcctttaagcaaacagcgtagacccagatgagacgccgcatcatgcggcgtctcatctgggtctacgcagtttgccaaggcc
This sequence is a window from Dreissena polymorpha isolate Duluth1 chromosome 16, UMN_Dpol_1.0, whole genome shotgun sequence. Protein-coding genes within it:
- the LOC127861778 gene encoding uncharacterized protein LOC127861778, whose protein sequence is MAQHLMGGQSGWAGNKASLVGGWDNRNGGWDNRNGGWDNRNSGWDNRNGGWDNRNGGWDNRNGGWDNRNGGWDDRNGEWDNRNGGWDNRNGGWDEFGFGSKIGGLDSGYSVQGHGASFGLGSGFGFDKAYGAAWGTAMA